The nucleotide window gggagagagtgtgtgccCTAggttttatttagaaataaaacactgcattcTTATCATAAAGTTTAAATGAATTTGGCCAAGCACTCTTGTTTTCAGCGTGACCGCCGTGCATTTTGAATCCAGCCtatttttgaagtgttttcatAACCTATAAAGACCATGGACGTCTTCAGATATGcactcactgtttttcttttctttttcttgagaGCAGTACAGAGCACTCTGGTCCATATGGCTCAGCCTACAACAagaatatatacataaataaataaaccttaaaTTCACATATTTGCACTACATTTCATTTAAGCATATGGCTTTAATCTAGAGACAGTGAGTATAGAAATACCCCAAACTAAACTGTTGATTGATTAttgaaatttcacattttaccaAAATTAGAGGTAACCACACATACGAAATGCAAAGTTGATGATTCTTGCAGCATTTGAAGGCAGCATCGTATGTGTATGGCGGCTACACATTTATCTAGCTTGGAAAGATGTCAGCCCACTGGGTCCCAACGCCTGCAGTTTACTTCCTCCTTCACTTTGGTCTAAATGTTCAACAGGTGGAAACATAAAGAATCAATGCTCTGATATGTTACATGactgaattaaaaagaaaagaaaaggtagTGTTATTGGACGCTGCAGAAGATGACAGGGTGGTCTTTTTAAACACTCCATGATGAAACTGTGCTGCTGTTTGGAGTAAATCACAAAGTGAGTGTTATTTGTACAGAAAATTGAatcttcttctttaaaaaaaaaaaaaaaaaaatagatattaaaATCTCTCTCAACTCAAAACCCAGAGTTATCAACAGTAAATCAAAATCCTCCCTGTGAATTAAATGGTCAAATATGCACTAGGAAAAGCCTTCATTaagcaaaaaatacagtaaagacCTTCTTACTTTTCTCAGATTATTGGTGGTGAGTTTGTGCTGAATTTAAGCATATGTAACACTTTGGGATCAATATTTTTTAGATagatgaaatatataaaaatgtcaagtcATGTCAAACCACCTCAGAAGTGGCTGACAGGCCTCAGACTCCGGAgggttaaatattttttcatattgtcatgaaatgtaaaaatgtccatcaaacTGAGTTTTAAAATGCAACCCAGCTGTGAAAGGGATGTAGCAAGTTCACATGGAAACaaggtgaaaataatttttaaaaaaaaagatttaaatctaaaatataaaaaaaatcgaATTTGTGCAACAAGATCCAAAGATAAATCTCCAAAGGCCCCTTCACTGGATGTAGGTTGCTAAGAAACAGCTTCATTTCCCGTTACAGCTCGATATTAACAAACACTGAGACAGGAGATAACCTTGCACCTGTTTGACAGAATATATCTTGTAAAGCACACTGATGAACAAACCAGGTGTGTTTTGAGTCTATGAATCATCTCTTATATTCttatttaaatagaaaaaaaactgccataATTATGATTCTACACATCACTAGAATGATTAACTGTATACTCCCCCCACACCTGTTAAGTCCTTGGGTTGCATTCAATTGCCTTTGCTTTTTAACAATATACCACTGATTTCCTGCTTCAGTTCCGCTTCAGAAATGTCTGCCAtgacatttcagtaaaaataaaaacataaggtGGTGTGTCTTCTACAGTCcaacaaatagaaaaacatgaTAGTTTTTCTCACAATATTATTGAAAATCATCTCAAAACAACCATGTGATTTTTTTGACTCATATAGGTTggaattgtttttaaaaaaatgtaatttcagcttgaaacaaaaaaagcaagaattTAATTCAATCTAAGCCAAGTTTACTTTTACAGTGCAAAATTACAATATTACCTTAGAGAACTTAACAATCTTTACAGTATATGACTCCCTCTCCTTAAATTAGCATACATGAAATGTGGCATTAATGCAATTTAGCAAAGTAGCTCTAATGGAAATAAGAGCTActtccttatttttctttttgtcaacagGGTCCATGAAAATagtaaaaccaacaatgaactgatcctgcTAACAAATATTGCGTGTGCATCACAGCCtgatgtatcttattcctcttgGCCATAGAGCGctgttgttgtccaaaaactattcaAACACATCAGTaggccacactgttgcactgggtgacatgtcccttcattaccatgaacatacacacactgtaggtTATTTTGACTCAAATCCAAGTACACTCTCGTACTGCTGCAAATAGTCACTAGAGCAACAAATGTGTATTgatccgcagctgaaaatagtccccagcaaatgcatTATTTCCCCCTGTTTAACTaacattcaataaaaactatatttcccagctgttttaggaaattactgagcatatatatatatatatatatatatatatatatatatatatatatatatatatatatatatatttgtgataCATACAAgaattttgtcttcatttggaATAAATGGGCTTTGAGCTGAAAGTCATACACAGGGTAGAGAAGGATTTTAAGTAGTTTCTGTCTTtacatgggatttgctgacaataagaaaaattcTAGAATAACACCAGCCCTAGATGTTAAAgcatgtgtttgagtgtgttacTGCTATTGACAATTTTTTTCCgtggaaagaaaaatgttgtgtttgtcgAAGTCTGTTTGTATGATGTAGAACTGAATCTACTGTCTAATAAACAGTGTCCTTTCACAAATGGCTAATACCTACATACTGGGTTCCAGTTAATCTTGCAATCAAATCTTATTGGCTGCGTTTTAGTCGTCATGGATACCATATGCCTCTGCAAACTTGTGAGGTGCCAAAGCGAATTCTCTATCACCTccagaacacacatacacacatcgTTTTAACAAGCTTGCAGTGACTGTAGGGGACATAATGTATATGTGCAGGTCTGTGccgtatctgtgtgtttgtgggaaattgtatgtgcgtgtgtgtgtgtgtgtgtgtgtgtgatcatgcCGATGTCAAGCTGCATTCAGGATCAAAGTTTTACCACCACCACCTGTTGCCATAGAGACAGGAGAGTGGATTCATCATGTGATGTTCCTCTGGTCTAATTAGTAAGGAAACATAGAGACTGTCGCATCAGGTCCTCACGTTAAATCAGAATCAAAAAAGTTACTGAACAGGAGAAGAACTGGAGAACTGTAAAACTGAAGGTTATAACTTCTGccacaaatgtaaatgtaaatgaacatgACATCCAGCTTCGCCTCGCAAAATATTTTCGTGGCCATTACCTTCACCTGTCACAGATCCTgcaaaaacagactttttgtATTACATCCTCCATATCCTTTATATATGGTTGAACAGGGCCTTAAATTCCATGTCATGTTTGagcacagctgtgctttgagctaaaggATCAAATCAGCATCGTGcatgttcacaatgacagtgctaacatgctgatatattggggtttttttgcgtgttagcatgctaacatttgctaattagcactaaagcTGAGGCGTGTCATCAGTTCTGCAGATATTTGCAGGTTCAGGGAGCTTGAACTGAGTCTTGTAACACAGCTTCTCCAAACGGACCAAACAGTAATGAACAGTGAGAGGACTGAGTCAACATATCGACCTATAATGTAACATTTCATCTTTGCAGGGTTAGTTTTAGTCGTGTACTAGAAACAGGAGCTATAAACACAGGTTGCATAACTGAAACCACTCCTCTTCCTGAGATGGAACGGAGAATAATAGCCCCTCCCTCCTCTAACTGCTTTCCAGCACAGCCAGTCCCATTCAGTCCAGATGTTTCATCCTTCCTGCCTCTTTTGCAGACCTGCATGTGTACAGATGGCTGCAGCCAACGTGTTGTAAAGTGTAGCCCCATTTATTGCAGATCAGCAAGTGTACATGAGGAAAGGGAACTAAGCTGTACTAAACACCATGTTGGCAGATTTGGTGGAGGAACTGAAGAAGACAGGACTCCAGGCTGCTCCAGCTGATCACTGCTATGCTGGACCCGAAGATGTGTCCTGTGATTTCTGCACCGGGAGAAAACTGAAAGCTGTCAAGTCCTGTCTGCAGTGTCTGGTCTCTTACTGTGAGCAGCACCTCCAGCCTCACTATGAATCTCCAGCCTTTGCATAACACAAGCTGGTCGACACCTCCAAGAAACTTTGGGAGAACATCTGTACCCGTCACAATGAGGTCATGAAGATTTTCTGCCGCACTGATCAACAGTGTATCTGCTATCTCTGCTCTGTGGATGAACATAAAGGCCACGACACAATCTCTGCTGCAGCGGAAATGACTGAGAAGCAGAAGGAGCTTGGGGTGACTCGGCAAAAGGTTCAGCTGAGaatccagcagagagagaaagatgtgtTGGTGCTTCAGCAGGAGGTTGAGACTATCAATAGCTCTGCTGATAAAGCTGTGAGGGACAGTCAGAAAATCTTCACTGCTGTGAAGCAGCAGATCAGATCTCGTCAGAAAACCGAAGTCAGTCAGGCCAAAAAGCTTCaggagaagctgcagcagcagatcgCTGAGCTGAGGAGGAAAGACGCTGAGCTGGAGctactctcacacacagaggaccACACCCAGTTTCTGCACAATTACACCTTGCTGTCACGTGTCAGTGAAGCCGCAGACTCCCCCAGAATCAATATTTGTTCCCCGAGATACACTGAGGATGCGACAGTGGCTGTGTCAGAGGCCAGAGATAAACTACAGGACATTCTTAGTGAGAAGTGGGCCAAGATCCCACTGACAGTGACTGAAGCAGACGTTTCTCCGCCATCAGCTGAGCCCAAGACCAGAGTGGAATTCCTCAAGTATTCATGTCAAATCCAGCTGGATCCACACACTGCACATGACTGTATATTCCTTGAGCTGGAAAGAAAGGCAACATTTGCGCTGTTTGAATATGTGGATTCTGCACACCCAGACAGATTCACTACCTGGTCTCAGGTTTTGTGTAGAGAAAGTCTGACTGGACGTTGTTACTGGGAGGTGAAGTGGGAGGTACCTGAAGTTTTCGTAGCAGTCGCATACAAGAATATTAgcagagaaggaagagagagtgcATTTGGATACAATGACAAGTCTTGGGTATTACAATGTTTATGTGATGGTTATGAATTCAGACATAACAACATCAGAACTTCCATCTCAGCTCCTCACTCCTCCAGAGTAGGAGTGTACCTGGATCACGGGGCAGGTACTCTGTCCTTCTACAGCGTCTCTGAAACCATGACTCTCCTCCACAGTGTCCAGACCACAATCACTCAGCCAGTCTATCAgggactttgtgtttttaattcattcagtGATCGATCTGCTGCTTGAGTAGACAGAAATTAAGAGGCTGTGAGTGCAGGGGTGTGAGTCAGTCGCACCACAGAGATTCAACTCGCTTCGTGATTCAGTAATGGTGGTTTTgatatatagaaaatataaacCAGAATCTCATCACCATTACCTAAGcacaaagcaatgaaaatgCATCGTTCAACAGACGTTGTTATGGTTTTGGCTCATGAGGTACTTCAGGGGAGTTTTGCAATGCTTGAATATTGCAGATGTTCCTCTTCCTTTGGGAAGAGCCCTCAGTGATGACAGAGTAATGTTtcaagaaaatattattttttatatatatatatatatatatatatatattttttttttatttttttttttaataattgtgaTTAGtctttatttcagatttattgACTCATTTTTGGTTGTTCAACAATCTTTGCTGCAAGACcttaaaaatgatttacattattttgtgtcatGATTAATATCATCATAAAAACGGTTTTGATCATGAAAAAACACTAGTTAATTAATGGTTGCATTTAAAGTCAGTCAAGATACAATCTCCATCAATGAAGGTTTAGAGTTGTTGTCCTAGTCTGagtatatattattattattttcttacagttgcaaaatgattaaaatcGCTCTGAATCTGTACATAATTGAACATGTTTAACTGTCTAACCCTCAAAGTGTTCCTTTACTTGATGTGAACATTTgcactttcattttcaatgaaagtaatattttgtgtgattttgtatttaaatcTAAGGTCTAATCTTAGACAGTTTGGCCTCCTTGACCGAGATGTTCAATAAGGATTGCACTTTCTAAAAAAACGCTGGCAACTTAAATCAACCAGCTGCCTGAGAAATGCGAGTTTAAGGTTTATTGTATTTGAGGACAGTTTTGAGGTGCTTGTACTTGTGCGTGAGTACTtccatttgatttcatttatacttcttcttcactgcattCAGAGGcaaatttgtttctttaaactTTGATCTGAGGGCCGTAGATTTTGCATAAAAAACAGTGTGATGCATTATTAATACCCAGTAGTAGtcataattaataaaatattaaaactgtgtttgaaCTTTTcagtataaataataataagtagaagaagaagaagaagaagacccTGTCAGGGGCCATTGTGCCGCTtcatgaatacttttactttttgataaATAAGTACATTTGGCCGTTTGAGTGTAGGACTTACTAAAATTCATATCgctgctgatttaaaaaaaaaaagaacctatTTAACCAGGATAACCTCATGTTAAATGGgattaaatacaaataatttggTAACACAGACGGAATATGGTCATCATTTCGTTTCCCCCCCGGATGCTCGACAGGTAAGTGGAACCTTCGTACCCGTCGGAGGCCGGCAGCGCTAACACGGAGGGTTTCGGCGCAACACTTGAGAACCCGGAAGTGAAGCGCTGCCtggctgtgtttatgttttcGTCTTCGCCCGGCTGGACAACGTAACCTGACGGGTAGGTATGGCGGTGAGCGCCGTTCACCTGGAGTCAGACGCCTTTCTGGTGTGCATGAATCACGCGCTGAGCACGGAGAAGGAAGAGGTGATGGGTCTGTGCATCGGAGAGGTGGAAATCACGCGGATCGTCCACATCCACTCCGTCATCATCCTCCGCCGCTCAGACAAGAGGAAGGACCGGGTGGAGATATCCCCGGAGCAGCTGTCGGCGGCCTCCACGGAGGCGGAGAGGCTGGCCGACATGACGGGCAGGCCGATGCGGGTGGTCGGCTGGTACCACTCCCACCCGCACATCACCGTGTGGCCCTCCCACGTCGACGTGCGGACCCAGGCCATGTACCAGATGCTGGATCAGTGCTTCGTGGGCCTCATCTTCTCCTGCTTTATCGAGGACAAGAACACGAAGACGGGACGCGTGCTGTACACCTGCTTCCAGTCCGTGCAGGCGCAGAAGGGCTCCGAGTACGAGCGGGTGGAGATCCCCGTCCACGTGGTGCCCCGCGAGGCCATCGGCAAGGTGTGCCTGGAGTCGGCCGTGGAGCTGCCGCGCATCCTGTGCCAGGAAGAGCAGGACACGTACCGCAAGATCCACAGCCTGGCGCACCTGGACCCCGTCACCAAGATCCACAACGGCTCGGTGTTCACCAAGAACCTGTGCAGCCAGATGTCGG belongs to Xiphias gladius isolate SHS-SW01 ecotype Sanya breed wild chromosome 20, ASM1685928v1, whole genome shotgun sequence and includes:
- the LOC120805929 gene encoding LOW QUALITY PROTEIN: tripartite motif-containing protein 16-like (The sequence of the model RefSeq protein was modified relative to this genomic sequence to represent the inferred CDS: substituted 1 base at 1 genomic stop codon), whose amino-acid sequence is MLADLVEELKKTGLQAAPADHCYAGPEDVSCDFCTGRKLKAVKSCLQCLVSYCEQHLQPHYESPAFAXHKLVDTSKKLWENICTRHNEVMKIFCRTDQQCICYLCSVDEHKGHDTISAAAEMTEKQKELGVTRQKVQLRIQQREKDVLVLQQEVETINSSADKAVRDSQKIFTAVKQQIRSRQKTEVSQAKKLQEKLQQQIAELRRKDAELELLSHTEDHTQFLHNYTLLSRVSEAADSPRINICSPRYTEDATVAVSEARDKLQDILSEKWAKIPLTVTEADVSPPSAEPKTRVEFLKYSCQIQLDPHTAHDCIFLELERKATFALFEYVDSAHPDRFTTWSQVLCRESLTGRCYWEVKWEVPEVFVAVAYKNISREGRESAFGYNDKSWVLQCLCDGYEFRHNNIRTSISAPHSSRVGVYLDHGAGTLSFYSVSETMTLLHSVQTTITQPVYQGLCVFNSFSDRSAA
- the brcc3 gene encoding lys-63-specific deubiquitinase BRCC36; translated protein: MAVSAVHLESDAFLVCMNHALSTEKEEVMGLCIGEVEITRIVHIHSVIILRRSDKRKDRVEISPEQLSAASTEAERLADMTGRPMRVVGWYHSHPHITVWPSHVDVRTQAMYQMLDQCFVGLIFSCFIEDKNTKTGRVLYTCFQSVQAQKGSEYERVEIPVHVVPREAIGKVCLESAVELPRILCQEEQDTYRKIHSLAHLDPVTKIHNGSVFTKNLCSQMSAVSGPLLQWLEDRLEQNKQSIVELQQEKERLLQELAAL